In the genome of Lysobacter sp. 5GHs7-4, the window GGCGACCTCCCGCTCTAGCTCGCCGCGCGGCGCCTCGAAGGCTTGCTGGGCGAGCGATTCGCGCGAGGGCGCCGGCAGTCGCGCGCGATCGATCTTGCCGCTGGTCAGCATCGGCAGCTGCGGCAGCAGCACGAAGGCGGAGGGCAGCATGTGTCCGGGCAATCGCTGCCGCAGCGCTTCGCGTAGCGCGTCGGTCTTCAGATCCGCGCCCGACGCATAGGCGACAAGCCGCGGCTCGCCCGGCGCATCCTCGCGCAACACCACCGCGCCGGCCTCGACCCCGTCGATCGCCGCCAGCGCCGACTCCACCTCGCTCAGCTCGACCCGATAGCCGCGCACCTTCACCTGCGTATCGGTGCGCCCGATGAAATCGAGATTGCCGTCCTCGTGCTGGCGCACCCGGTCGCCGGTGCGGAACATGCGCGTTCCGGGGCGCGAGGGATGATCGATGAAGCGCTCGGCCGTCAGCCAGGGCTGGTTGCGGTAGCCGCGGGCCACGCCCGCACCGCCTATGTGCAACTCGCCCACCACGCCCGGCGGCACATGGCGATGTTCCGCATCGAGCACTTCGCACCAGACGTTGCAGATCGGCCGACCGATCGGCACCGGCGCATCGCAGTCCGGTTCGGGGGGGACTTCGTAATGCGTCGCGTCGATGGTGGTTTCGGTGGGCCCGTAGAAATTTCCCAGCCGCACGCCCGGCGCGATCTCGTGCAGCCGACGCGCCAGTTCCGCGGTCAGCGCTTCGCCGCCGCAGGCCACATAGCGCAAACGGGCCGGGACCAGCGAGGGTTCGCAGAGCAGGCCACGCAGGAACGAGGGCACGCAGTTCAACAAGCTCACTTGCTGGCGTTCGATCAAGGCCGCCAGATACGGCATGTCCAACTGCCGCTCGGGATGGGCCAGCACCAACGCGGCGCCGCCCTGCAAGGGTGCGAAGAATTCCACCAGGGTGGCGTCGAAGCTGATCGAATTGCACTGCAGGATGCGGTCGTCGGGCACGATGGCGACGGCGTCCCGCAACCATGCCGCATGGTTGGCCAGCCCTCCATGCAGCAACTCCACGCCCTTTGGCCGGCCGGTCGAGCCGGAGGTATAGATGACGTACGCGAGTTGCTCGGCTGCGACCGCGGTGTCGAGATCGGTCGCCGCCAATTCCGCCAGCGCGTCCCACGCCGTATCGATGCATACGCATTCGACGCGATGGCCGATGCCGGGCAGCCGCTCCCGCAGCCACGACTGGGTCAGGACCACGGGCGCGGCGGTGTCGGCGAGCATGAACGCCAACCGCTCCTCCGGATACGCGGGATCCAGCGGTACGAACGCGCCGCCCGCCTTCAGTACCGCCAGCAACGCCACGGGCAGGTCCAGCGAGCGCTCCATCAGAACGCCGACGCAGACCTCCTCCCCGACGCCCAGCGCACGCAGATGCCGCGCCAGGCGATTGGCGCGGCGGTTGAGTTCGGCGTAGTCCAGCGACTGTTCGCCGCAGAGCGCGGCGACCGAGTGGGGCGAGTTCGCAGCCCAGCGCTCGATCGGTCCATGCACAGGATCGAAGCGTGCTGTTTCACACGCAGGCACAACCTGCACTGTCGCCGACATGAGCCCCCGGGCCTCCCTCGTCGCATGCCGGGATAGTCAGGACGATGGCGATCCGCCTGCGGCAAGGCCTGCGAGATCGGCCACGCTCCAGCACCCGAGACGGCGACTCATACCCTCAAACGAGGGCCCTTGGGGAATCCGGTCAGGCGGGGAACCGCGTCTGTGGGCCTGGTCGGTCCAGCCCGTAGGCTGCCTTGGGCCGGGCCGAATTCTCGGCCGTGCCGGAGCGGGCGCGGCCCTTGGTGTCGCCGGGATTCCTGCGCTAGCGCCGGAATCCCAATACCAGCACGCCGGCGCCGACCATCGCGATGCCCAGCCACTCGCGCGGACTGGGCCGCTCGCCCAGGAACACGAACGCGAACACCGCCACCAGCACCAAGCTGAGCTTGTCGACCGGCGCGACCTGCGAGGCCTGGCCGATCTGCAGCGCGCGGAAGTAGCAGACCCAGGACGCGCCGGTCGCCAGGCCCGACAGGATCAGGAAGGTCCAGGTCCTGGCCGGCAATTGCAGCGGATCGCTCCACTTGCCGGCGTAGGCCACGAAAAGACTCAACGCGAGCGCGATCACGCCGGTGCGGATCAGGGTGGCGAAATCGGAATCGACGCCGCGCAATCC includes:
- a CDS encoding EamA family transporter, translated to MNTAPTWLFWALGSAVFAALTAIFAKIGLRGVDSDFATLIRTGVIALALSLFVAYAGKWSDPLQLPARTWTFLILSGLATGASWVCYFRALQIGQASQVAPVDKLSLVLVAVFAFVFLGERPSPREWLGIAMVGAGVLVLGFRR